In Trachemys scripta elegans isolate TJP31775 chromosome 13, CAS_Tse_1.0, whole genome shotgun sequence, the sequence cagtttTGGCTCCGCCCAGCAGGGGGCGTGTAGTGGACTCTCACTTTCAAgtccagagggaggccactctgccgcACTACAAGGacacaccagaccctgccagtACAACGGatgccaaacctgcagacatatcacCATGGCTACAATCATGAACACCCGCCCAACACACCTTTCCAGCTCTATGGGTCCGACAAGCCTATcccaacatgtggtgtaccttatccagtgccccaataacaactatgtgggtgaaaccagagaATCACTCTGCTCTCGAATGAAccctcacaggaaaatgatatgGTTGAACAtgtttcacaaagtgatcactcaaGCCTtagcctcaaaggaaacctgcacaatactttcaaaagatgagcctgagagcttaaattcataactttgcaagcccctaaaaatcatggactgaccaaagacactggatttatggcttattacaacaatctgtaacccactaacaacacCCCCCCATATGCCGCACACACAACTTTCTTCTGATCGccccctttcctttccctccaggattggtcccttgaaatatgttactacttatgctaaacaatttcttccaccttatatttagctgtgagtTTCCCAGACTTGAGGAAACTAACtgcgaaagcttgtctctctcaccaacagaagttggtccaataaaagatattacctcaccaatcTTGTCTTGCCCAGCTTTGCAATACTTGACCAAAGGTGTGAGGGAGGGTCACGTGGTCTCTGCCGAAAGCTAAGCACTAGCTGATCATTGTGGTTATTGCCAGACATTTCCATGGGAAGTATTTTATGAGCTCTGTAAAATGTAGGCTCTGAGGTTCCAAACAACTGGAGCTGAAGCAGGTGACTTGAggtgtgtgataaatgaaggggggggagcttccttttatggacacccagccagccagttagctataaaatccctcttggtagctggtctctacttgctttacctgtaaagggttaaaaagtctcactgctctgcataggtaaaaggaagtgagtgggcacctggccaaagagccaatgggaaggctagaatttttttaaattgaaacaagactccccttttgtgtgtCTGGTGTTGTTCTCTGGAGCGAGGAGACgcagagcaggaacagggctgAATTATGCTGtaggaagctttaagccaggtatgaaaaaccatcagatcatacctagagacTACCTATccgaaaccccagatatgtaagtaaatcaaggaatgtctaggaagatgcgattagagttatttcttttatttcttattggcttgtggcctcctctgtgctaacccccaaatgcttttgttttgcttgtaacctttatgctggacctcaagaaaaccattcttgatgcttaattatatttgctcttttaaaatatagcaataGCGCacgttccagatgtattttctttcttttgtttttaatcaaatttaCCGTTTTAGGAACAGGATTGGGGTTTtctgtcctaagaggtttgtgcatatgttgtttaattagctggtagcaacatctgagttcctttgtttttctttctcagctctttcccggagggggggtgaaagggcttgagggtaccccacaggaaggaattcccaagtgcaccttcctgggttctcaaaagagggtttttgcacttgggtggcggcagcatctacccagccaaggtcagagagaagctttaaccttgggagtttaatacacgCCTGGAGCggccagtattaattttcagAATctttgcgggcccccaccttctgcactcgaagtagcagagtggggaatcagccttgacaggcgGGTTAGGGCTCAGCTAACTCCACCAAGAGTGAGAACACCCAGCATCTGTCGAGCCAGCCCGGTCCTGGGTTTCCATCTGGCCCAAACACAGGCCTGAGCAGCGACAAAACCAAAAGAACCCCAAGAAAAGACCCTGAGAGCTGCACTGAAGTGAATGAAATGCCCGGGTTAGGAAACGAGCCCAAACCGCTGGGACAGTCCGAGCGAGGAAGCAAGGGCACAAGGCATTAGCATTATGGAGGGGACATGCAGCCAGTATGCGTCTCATGGAAAGCGGACCCAATTCTCTGGCCTGGACAGGCGCTGTGGGGACTGATTGGGGGGTTAGAAATACTTTAATAGACAGGACAGGCACTTGTTAATAAGTACAGGCCACAGACTgggttttattgtttttcttttacctgtaacCTTATGTTCCCAAAGCCTTTTACTTGCTTGTATTTGAATCTTTATCTCAAGCTCCATTAAATAAACTTCAATCTGGTTTTACTAGAGCCACgccccagtgctctgtgctaAGGCATGTGTTGAACTGGGTAAAGCCAGTGACCTGGGCTGCCCTGCTTCCACAGAGGCAGTGGATCGGTGGATGCTGCAGGTGTCCAGAAGACTGTAACAAGGTGGGCTGGGTAAATTGCTAGCCTGCAGCAGGAAAGAGTGGGGCTTGCAGTATCCCAGAGTGGATCACCTGTATTGCCTGCAGCCAGTAGCTTTGGGAGAACTTCCCCTGGTGGGCACAGACAAGTTGCCCTCACACCATAAGCAGGTGGTAGCAAGTCACCCTGGACTCCTTCATTAACCCTGAAAAGCGTCACACTGGCTCCAGCTCCCTGCACAGAATGATTGTGAAAGCACAGACCTGCAGAATTATGTCAGCCTCTCAGCAAATCCAGACTCAGCGACCGTGCactgggggtgggctggggaggcACAAAGCACAAAAAGCGAGGAGCGACAGGGCAGCGAAGGGGAAAGAGAGATTCTAGCCCAATGTCCCACATGTGACAGAACAAGATAAATTTATTTCCTCGAACTACCATGAATCCTAAGTGATGTCTCTTCAGAGCGAGAAGGAAAAGCTCCCTGCCTTTGGGAGATGGAGAGAGATGGCTCCGTGCCATGGAGGTCCCTGCTCTAGAGCAGGGACAGGCAGCAATGACAAATTGACGCAGGAGATCAAACCCCAAAGACAGGAAAGCCCTGATGTGGGcaagtcccccctcccctcagcaacAGAGACCGGAGGGGGCTGGCTCCTATACTTTGGCAACATCTGTCTACCCAGTCAGGCCAAGAGCCCCATTGAAATGAGCTGGTGGGGGCAGAGGCTCCCGGCTGTGGACAGCTTCTCCCCACCCTGACCCCTCTTGGCTAAGTACCAGACATCTGTCCATCTTGTTAAACTTGCTTTAATATTTGGACATGAAGACAAGACAGAGCCGATCTGGCTGTGCACAGACAAGATGCCCCAGGGCCAGGGTATGGGCCGCAGGGTTTCCCTTCTCATGGATGTGTGGCTTTGGCCATGACGCAGTTCCCTTGGTGACCTCCAGAGGATGCCAATGGGGTTCAGGTGCAGGGGCAGGCGGATAGAGTGGGGCTCGTCAAGCGGCTCAGAGGTTGTTCAGCTCCAGCAGGGTCTGGTCTAGAACTTGGTGAATGCCAACGTTCTCCTCTTTGGCACTGGCCAGATTCTCTGTAAACGCAAGGGACATCCAGACACACATCCAGACAGACAGACGCAGATGCCAGCCACACGTGATCagccacacagacagacacagatcacacacacacacggagacaGACCCGCCCATGCACAGGGACAGACAGACCGAGCCAGACAGGATCAAACCCAGATACACAGACACAAGCACACAAATGGACATTTCAGTGTCACTGGGGAACAGCGTTTCCACACAGCACCATAACGTACCCCAGCTCCAAGCCAAGGCCCTACCAGGGACACGGCCCGACCTCACAGAGCAGCAATAGCTCAGAGGCCAGGTAGGGCGCCTGGACCAGTCAGATCCTTGCAGCCTAACTTCACACCCATTGCGTCTGCCTGTGCTCCCTGCAGGGTGCTCCTGCCCATGGGGCTGTCAGACGGCACAGCCCCATTTCCGCAGCCAGGTGCTTCCAGCAGAGCCAGGTCCATCCCCAGCGAGTCctgcccagccactcatgaaAACCTGGGCGGATGAAAGGTGCATAGCACTGACCAGCTGCTCCGAGACTCAGCGGGGAGCGGTGATCCATGGAGAGCAGGAGCAAGGCAGCAGCTCAGGAGGAGAGAGGACAGCACAGAGGGAAGAGAGACCAGCACTAATGAAACCGCAGGAGCCAGTTCTTCTAGCCTTCGCGTACAGCACATGCTACAGGGGAACCTGCTCACAGCCAGCACTTCTGCGCTGTCCCCTACAGCACTTCTGCTGGAATGAGACTCGCCATGATACCCTCAGCTGGGAGACACCGGGTCTGGGAGTGGAGTAGCTGAGAGCTCCCCCTTCCAGTGCCTCTGTCCTGCTGCCTACCAGAGCCCTTGCTGGGACGGGTATTTCCATGAGGTCACCTGCAACCAACGCTGCTGCCCTGCTGCCTAGAGCAccggctgggagaggctggggccggAGTAGCTGGGCTCCCGCCCTGTTCCTGacagttcctggagctggagaaGCTGGACCTGTGAGAGCAGTCTCCAGACAGCCTTTGCCTGCAGCAGTTGGGTGGTTTAGGAAGTTCCTGTAGAGCCGGTAGGAGGCTGGCTGTCCCCTTCCCTTGGGGAGCTCTACGCTCTagggagggagcaggcagggtTCATGTGGCTCAGCCCATCACATGggcgctccctccccagcctgggcagCTGGCCCCGGCTCAGCAGTGCCCCCGTGGGGAAGGTGGGGGCTCTGGCTATTACAGGGGTAGTGATGGCAGCAGGCTCTGCCCCTGGGCAAATCAACCAGCTCCGGAGGCAGGAGGCTCCAGCTGTTCAGAGCAGGCTGGTCACTCTGCACTGCAAGGCCAGTGGGTGGGGTCCATGTGCCATGTacccagcagcagggagagggcagggaCTCCCCAGGGCCCAGGCCCACCCGGCCTGGTGGAGCCTGTTCCCAGGACTCAGGGCTGCAGGGAATGTCCTGGGCAACGGAGGGGGCGGGCGATGGGGCTGGAACACCCCAAGAGACACAGGCTACGGGACATAAGCATGGGCTGAGGCTGGCTCAGTTGTTAAGTTCGTTAAGGATGACCCGCAGTTCGTTAGTGAGAATACGGTTTTTCTCCGCCTCCTGCTGGGAGCGCGCTATAGAAAACAGACGTCAGCggcagcagagggagagagagagagaaaggagagagttAGTGCAAAGAGAAAGTCAGGTGAGCACAGAGACGCTCTCAGTGGACGCTGAGCCCTGGGGGGCGCACGTCCCGCAGCCTGTCTGCCCAGTGCAGGAAGGAGAAATGAACTCAGGTCTACAGGAAGAAGggagcaggccctggcctggctaggggatggagcagcatGGAGGGATTCGAGAAGGAAAGAGGACATGGTTCCAGGGGATGGGGAGATTTATATCACAAACTGGGGTGAGTTCTGACCCGGAAACATAATGCTCTTTGAAGGGGAAAGCCAATCACCGCTCCAGGAAAGTGCTGCCCCACTCAGCTAACCACAAGCCAGGAAGCCAGGTCAGGGCTGTGAAATGGTGTGTGCGTTGGGGCAAGTCCAGGCAACGAAAGAGAGACAGGGTCAGATCTAGCTCAGTTCAGGCTGGGACCTGGAGCCCGAAAGGAGCCCAAGGACCAGGCGAACTTTCCTTGCAAATGGAGCTAGCTGTGCGcttgtccctctccctcccccggtgTACAAAGGGGGAAGGTCGCCCTGACAGGCATGGCTGAGCTCAAGGGTCTGCCCCGGTTTCCCCCGTAGGGTCCAAGCGGCTGTGGATGTCTGCGCTGTAGAGCACACCTGGCGGGAGAACCCCCCATAAAGGCATGAAAATGAGAGTGAAGGTGAAAAAACAAAGCAGCATgaagaaaacaaaggagaaaccaaggagagaaaatgttttattgaGACCAACGCATTGACCCAGAAGGACAGAAAAGAAAGTAAGTCATGAAATGTGAACTCAAGAGTAACATGCGAAGGACAGGAAGAACGCAGCACAGGGACAGGGGGAAGCAGTAAGGGCTGTCAAGCCTCCGTTTTCCTTCTAGCCCATGAGAGTGAccctctcctttcctcctgcCCTCAGCTTTGGAGGGGCTGTTTCCAGCTGGGGGGAATCCCCTCCAGGGGGGTGTCAATGGGGAGCGGAGCCCAGGCAGATTTGGCCACGCTGCCCCTCCCAATCCCAGCACTAGCTGCTCCCTTCTTGTTCCCAGCAGCTGGGCTAAATGCGCCTGCCTCTTGGGACCCAACATAAGTAAAGCTCCCCTTTGCACCAGGGCACGCCCCTCCGTCTCCTCCCCGAGGGTCCTGGCCCCACAGCTGCCATCTTCCCCAGGCGTGTTAGAACTCGGCAGCCCTTTGACACAAAGCATGCCCCATGGAGCAGGCGAGGCAGAGGGGAGCCAGATGGCCAGTAGCATGGAGAACCCTGGCCTCTTCTCCTGGGCTGCAACAGGAGCTTTTCTCTATTTTACCTTCGGCACCAACGGCTCTTAAGGAAAGAGAGAAATCCAAATCTGCAGCCGTCCCCCTGCCCATGCCCACGGAGCAAAGATCAGCCGAGGCCAGCAGAGACCAGCATGTGGGGTGAGATGGGACCATGCACCTTCCATCCTCAGACCCCACCCCCAGGCGAGGGGTCAGTCCCTGAAGGCTCACCCCCTGCGTAACTGGACACTTCGCTGCAGCTCGGCAGATCAGGCTAGCCGGCCACACGCAGCACCTGGGCAAGGCCTATGCATGGCACATTGCAGACAGGCTGATCCTGGACCAGGGATGCTCCCCAGTCTGGGTTATGGGCTGGTCAGTGCTCAGGGACCCTCCTCTCCTGCAGCTTTCACTGAGCAAACCACAGCCACCCAGCAGCACTGGGCTTGTGGGGACAAAGAAGGGATGGACAGATAGACAGACAggcagtggggagcagagacCAAGGGATAGACGgacgggcaggcaggcaggggcagccatGGCGACTGAGGTCACAAGCAGGCAGGGTAGGAGGGGGCGGGCAGACAGCACGAGTGGGGTGCCATGGTGCTGGGACCGCTTGGGGGGCTCAGAGGGAGGTGATGTCGTTAAGTGCATTGTCCAGCTCCTCGCTGATTGCCTTATACTTCATCTTCTGAGCGTACACTTCgtctgcaggcaggagggagtgcggggggcGGCCCGTGGCAGAGAGCAGAGCAAggcagtgagggggagggagaaagagagagagtgaatgtgagagagagagagagagagagagagaccttgctGCCATGGGAGGGTGCCAGGTAAGACTCACACAGGTGCATGGGCCTCTGATAGGCCAGGCTGgttcctcccacccctgcccttacCTCGTTGCTCCAGGGCCTCACTTGGCCCCTTCTCACCAAGGACTCTCCTGGCCCGGCCTGAGCTCCCTGGCCACTCTTCATCCCCTGCCTGCCTATTGTGCTCCTGGCTGCCCCCTGTCCTGGGACCCCTCCTGGCCCATGCCCATCGCACGGTgatcctgcctcccctcccttcaGACTGGGATTCCCACGCAGGGGGGCAGCTTGTTCTGTGATACCCACCCGGGCTCCctgtccctccctcctctccgGATCCCAGCACTCAGCCACAGCCCCATGGCCGGAGGTTTCGGCTGGGCAGACCCTGAGGCACGTCCTGGGCCTCTTAGACTGGCTGGGCTCTGTGAGGAGGGGGGCCAAAGGGCAGGCAGGGTCTCTGTACCTTCTAAGTCGTCAATGGTTTTCTCCAGCTTGGCTACGGATCGCTCAGCAAACTCCGCTCGGGTCTCAGCCTAGGGGCAGGAAACGGGGTGTTAGCTATGGTACCGACTGTCTGATGGAGAACTGGTCAGGGGGTAGCATCTCCTAGGCCAGGACTCTCCACGGGCAAAGGAGGGCCAGAGGCTACCCCGCTTGGCCCCATGGAGGGCCCCTTACTGGAGCTGGGACATGGCGAGCAGCCGAACCTCCTGTTGGACTCACTCCCCAGCATTTCCGCAGGGCTCAGCTGTCTGCTTTGTTGTATCTGAAGTTGCAGCAGATCCGGCCGACCTGTCAGCTGCTCTGCAGCGACTCCAGCTCCACAACACGGGGCCAGgccatggctggaggagcagcagcattCAGAGCCATGCGTGGGTCCAAAGCAGAATCTGCCTTTGGGCTGCTAATTTCAGCTCCGCTCCAGAAATGACTGTGTCTGCCCGCCCCCACCCAAGCACCTTGGGGCCCTCACGGGCTGAGTTTGGCCCCTTAAGTGAATCAGAAACACGTagctgggcaggggaagggcggTGGGGATGGCTCGTGTTTTGGGGCAGGGTGTTAGGGGAAACCGGCTGTCTGCACAGTCCGGGGATCCTGTCCAGGCGGATGGTGGTTTTAGCCATTCAGAGGAGCGGGCAGTAGACTCAGCGTGGGTCAAGGACTAACCCAGGGATTGTGCTCACAGAACAGGCACCGTCTCTAcagtgtgccagggggtgctcggccccggctctgccctaggccctgcccccactccacccctcccacaAGGCCCAGGGCCTCACCTCCACCTGGCCTCTTaccgccccccgccccacctcttaccgcccctgccccgcccctgccccttaccacccccccactccacccctcccacaaggcccaaggccccacctccaccctgcctcttacCGCCCCTGCTCAGCCACTGCCCCGCCTCTTACCACCCACCAGTTGGCagcaggaggaggtgcggggagggagggggaggcgctgatccatGGGGTCCGCTAATGggagggaggcgctggggggggggggaagagagagagctgatggggggctgccgatTGGTGCTCAGGGCCCACCATTtccccccgtgggtgctccagtcccagagcacccacagagttggcgcctatggcccACAGCCAGCACAGCCCATGGCCAGGCCCACTCTGAAGGGTGGCAGCAAACCTGTGCACCCTGGGAGGACGGGGCGATTACACAAGGTCTCTGACTTCCTGTCAGGATCTCTGATTCTGGGCGTCTCTCACCTCCTTCAGTTTGTCTGTTAGCAGCTTGATCTCCTCCTCGTACTTATCTTCCTTGGTGGAGTACTGTGAAGAAAGACACGCCTGAGTCGCTGCACAGTCCCTGCGGCAACCACTGGGTCCCTCTCTTATAGCGACAGGCTGGCGGGCCCACCCCGACGTGCCCCACCGTTGGCCAGATCCCAGGGCCTCTCCCAGGAGAGCAGCACTCTGCCCCGCTCACTGCTCGGGCCCTGCTCCTTGCCAGcctctgggggctgggggctgcactCCTCCAGTTCCTACCTTATCGGCCTGGGCCTCCAGGGACTTCAAGTTGTTGGTGACAATTTTCAGCTCTTCCTCTAGGTCCCCGCATTTACTATTCCCAGCAGGCCAGGGCGCGCggaagagagaagggagaggaaggggggaggaatgaaggaaaggagagagagaaaaagctcaggagagagaaacagcaaTTCAGATGGAGAGGATGCAACAGCCAGTCTGGCCCAGGACCTCAGACAAGCCACCATCCCCGCTGCCCTACCCGGGTGGTAGTCACGCAGCTCCTCGGAGCGTCCGGCTGAATGGCTGGGATGCGAGAGGCAGGCTCGGACACCCAGACTGTGCCCAGGCAGTGAAGGGGTAGAGTGAATCACCGGCCTGAGCAGGTAACTGGATCTAAAGAAGGGTCAAAAGTCCAGACCAGAGATGCCAGAGTGACAGGACCAGCCAGCCCAATTTGCCTCTGCCAGCCCCTCGCGGGACCATGAGAGCTCCTCCTGCACAGTGGAAAGTAATTGGGACAGAGACTCTTGCAGTACCGAGAGACAGATGTAGACAGGGAGTGGGAGAGGTCTCACTCCCCACCAGGGCCTGCCTCACGCCTGCAGGGCCTACCCTGGGGCCTCGGGCCGCGGCCAATGCTCAGCTCGCCCTGTGGCACAAGGAGCGGCCCTGCAACGCAGGCAGCCAGCGAGAGGTGTGGGGCGAACCAGGCAGCAGCCAGCACCAAGGGCCACCCAGCTCGCCTCCAACCCCAGTGCATCGATCCCCATCTGTCTCAGCCCAGGCCCAGACCCAAAGCCGCCCAGGATGGCGAGGGAAGAAGGAGAGGGCTCAGAGTAGTCTCATAGGAATGATGGAAAGGAGACAGCACGTCCAGAGGGTCGGAGAGgcagagagggacagagaggaaGCTGCGAGtctccccagtcccctgccccagtacCTCTTCCTCTGAGGCCATCAGGGATTTGAGGGTCTGGTCCATGGTGCGCAGCTCCTCTTCCAGCTGTCTCACTCGGCTGGGGGGAGTGAGAGGGGGCATCCCAGGGGGAGCATTCAGCCATGGGAAACCGAGCAGAGAACAAGATCAACCATTCCCACTCCTTGCGCCCCTACCCCCCCGGGCCCGGTGGGGACAGCGACGGGGCAGGAGCGGCTGCCACTCAGCCTGACTAGAGACAGAGAGCCAGGGGCCCCCCTAGGATCAGACCAGCTGCTCCTCAGCACCATGGGAACTTCACGGCGCTGCGCCTGGATTCTGTGCCTCTAACGGGGTCAGTGGCGCCCCTGCTGGAGAACCAAGGGAAGGCCTCACCCCAGCCACGGACTCTGGCTACCCACTGAGTGCTCCCCGAGGGCTGGATCCCAGCTCAGCCtcatggaggggggagggggggaagagaagcaggATGTAGGGGTCCGAGAAACCCCGTCCCCGTGCCCTCCCGGGGGGTAGAGACAGCACTCACCTTTCTGCAACCTCCGCCCTTTCCTCCGAgcgctccagctccccctcaatGATCACCAGCTTACGGGCAACCTGGCAGGCCCAGCAGAGGAGAGACTGTCAGCCCGGCGCAGGGCGGCAGCTGCGGGGACACAGCTCGGCAGCAACCCCCCACCACAGGGGTGGCCGCAGATAAAGgccgagggggggaggggagcagcaggcAGAGGACTAGCAGGGAGGTGGATGGTGGCCCCCAGGTGTAGTGGTGCTGGGAGGCGGAGGACATGGCATGTGGGGTGCTGCCCAATGTGGCAGCAGGCAGAGGAGACGCCCCCCAGAGACAGTggcagcaggtgggggagggatgcCCCCCAGAGCCAAGAGGGCAGAGGGTGGcgggagggcagggcctcagcaGCAGGACCCACTATCTCGTGCTGCATTCTCCCGGGACCTCTCCTACGAAGGGGGCTGTTGCTAGGATCTGCCAGCCCCCCGAGGGCTGCGCCCCCACTCCATGGCAGCGCTCCAGTGCCCGAGCGCGTCCTTGGTGTGAGCCAGACAGAGCCACGGATGCTCCTGGCGGTGTCAGCAAGAACCCCAGGGATGATGGTCGTTGGGAAGGGCTGGTTCTCACCTCCTCGTATTTGCGGTCGGCCTCCTCAGCTATGTGCTTGGCCTCTTTCAGCTGCATCTCCTGGAGCTCCATTTTCTCCTCATCCTTCATGGCCCGGTTCTCAATGACTTTCATGCCTCTGAAGAAAACCCAAACCACAGTGTTACGGCCATGATCTAGACTGGCCCGAAATGCAGCCATGATCTAGAGCACCCAACTTGCCTCGCAGCAAGCTAGAgcgccccagctctgccccacgcTGGAGTACCCAACACCTGCTCCCTCTCCTtttgcagccctgagccccccccccttccGGTGAATTAAACCATTCCCATGTTCTAGATCATCTTCCGGTCTCGGCAATTAGCCTCATGCTGTTATCCCAGTGCCCATCCTGCCACATCCCTCACCCTCTCAGATCACTGCCACATGGAGTCAGATGCTCCTAGCATTGAGCTAGCAGCCCCCTTCAGCCCCATCCTAGGTCACACTCAGCGCTAGTTCTGCGCCCTCTGTCCTGCCACCCATCACCACAGCATTTGAGCGCCTCCTGCAGAGTCAGTAGCATGGGCCCCTCTGGGACAATGCAGATGATGGAGCCCAGCCCAAAGCCTgggagagctggggac encodes:
- the TPM2 gene encoding tropomyosin beta chain isoform X10, with protein sequence MKVIENRAMKDEEKMELQEMQLKEAKHIAEEADRKYEEVARKLVIIEGELERSEERAEVAESRVRQLEEELRTMDQTLKSLMASEEEYSTKEDKYEEEIKLLTDKLKEAETRAEFAERSVAKLEKTIDDLEENLASAKEENVGIHQVLDQTLLELNNL
- the TPM2 gene encoding tropomyosin beta chain isoform X3 codes for the protein MDAIKKKMQMLKLDKENAIDRAEQAEADKKQAEDRCKQLEEEQQALQKKLKGTEDEVDKYSESVKEAQEKLEQAEKKAADAESDVASLNRRIQLVEEELDRAQERLATALQKLEEAEKAADESERGMKVIENRAMKDEEKMELQEMQLKEAKHIAEEADRKYEEVARKLVIIEGELERSEERAEVAESKCGDLEEELKIVTNNLKSLEAQADKYSTKEDKYEEEIKLLTDKLKEAETRAEFAERSVAKLEKTIDDLEENLASAKEENVGIHQVLDQTLLELNNL
- the TPM2 gene encoding tropomyosin beta chain isoform X13, yielding MAGSTSIDAVKKKIQTLQQVADEAEERAEQLQREVDAERQARERAESDVASLNRRIQLVEEELDRAQERLATALQKLEEAEKAADESERGMKVIENRAMKDEEKMELQEMQLKEAKHIAEEADRKYEEVARKLVIIEGELERSEERAEVAESRVRQLEEELRTMDQTLKSLMASEEEYSTKEDKYEEEIKLLTDKLKEAETRAEFAERSVAKLEKTIDDLEARSQQEAEKNRILTNELRVILNELNN
- the TPM2 gene encoding tropomyosin beta chain isoform X1, whose translation is MDAIKKKMQMLKLDKENAIDRAEQAEADKKQAEDRCKQLEEEQQALQKKLKGTEDEVDKYSESVKEAQEKLEQAEKKAADAESDVASLNRRIQLVEEELDRAQERLATALQKLEEAEKAADESERGMKVIENRAMKDEEKMELQEMQLKEAKHIAEEADRKYEEVARKLVIIEGELERSEERAEVAESRVRQLEEELRTMDQTLKSLMASEEEYSTKEDKYEEEIKLLTDKLKEAETRAEFAERSVAKLEKTIDDLEENLASAKEENVGIHQVLDQTLLELNNL
- the TPM2 gene encoding tropomyosin beta chain isoform X9, translating into MAGSTSIDAVKKKIQTLQQVADEAEERAEQLQREVDAERQARERAESDVASLNRRIQLVEEELDRAQERLATALQKLEEAEKAADESERGMKVIENRAMKDEEKMELQEMQLKEAKHIAEEADRKYEEVARKLVIIEGELERSEERAEVAESKCGDLEEELKIVTNNLKSLEAQADKYSTKEDKYEEEIKLLTDKLKEAETRAEFAERSVAKLEKTIDDLEDEVYAQKMKYKAISEELDNALNDITSL
- the TPM2 gene encoding tropomyosin beta chain isoform X6, which produces MAGSTSIDAVKKKIQTLQQVADEAEERAEQLQREVDAERQARERAESDVASLNRRIQLVEEELDRAQERLATALQKLEEAEKAADESERGMKVIENRAMKDEEKMELQEMQLKEAKHIAEEADRKYEEVARKLVIIEGELERSEERAEVAESRVRQLEEELRTMDQTLKSLMASEEEYSTKEDKYEEEIKLLTDKLKEAETRAEFAERSVAKLEKTIDDLEENLASAKEENVGIHQVLDQTLLELNNL
- the TPM2 gene encoding tropomyosin beta chain isoform X7 — its product is MAGSTSIDAVKKKIQTLQQVADEAEERAEQLQREVDAERQARERAESDVASLNRRIQLVEEELDRAQERLATALQKLEEAEKAADESERGMKVIENRAMKDEEKMELQEMQLKEAKHIAEEADRKYEEVARKLVIIEGELERSEERAEVAESRVRQLEEELRTMDQTLKSLMASEEEYSTKEDKYEEEIKLLTDKLKEAETRAEFAERSVAKLEKTIDDLEDEVYAQKMKYKAISEELDNALNDITSL
- the TPM2 gene encoding tropomyosin beta chain isoform X4, with the translated sequence MDAIKKKMQMLKLDKENAIDRAEQAEADKKQAEDRCKQLEEEQQALQKKLKGTEDEVDKYSESVKEAQEKLEQAEKKAADAESDVASLNRRIQLVEEELDRAQERLATALQKLEEAEKAADESERGMKVIENRAMKDEEKMELQEMQLKEAKHIAEEADRKYEEVARKLVIIEGELERSEERAEVAESKCGDLEEELKIVTNNLKSLEAQADKYSTKEDKYEEEIKLLTDKLKEAETRAEFAERSVAKLEKTIDDLEDEVYAQKMKYKAISEELDNALNDITSL
- the TPM2 gene encoding tropomyosin beta chain isoform X5 translates to MDAIKKKMQMLKLDKENAIDRAEQAEADKKQAEDRCKQLEEEQQALQKKLKGTEDEVDKYSESVKEAQEKLEQAEKKAADAESDVASLNRRIQLVEEELDRAQERLATALQKLEEAEKAADESERGMKVIENRAMKDEEKMELQEMQLKEAKHIAEEADRKYEEVARKLVIIEGELERSEERAEVAESRVRQLEEELRTMDQTLKSLMASEEEYSTKEDKYEEEIKLLTDKLKEAETRAEFAERSVAKLEKTIDDLEEPLVPKVK
- the TPM2 gene encoding tropomyosin beta chain isoform X11, with the protein product MDAIKKKMQMLKLDKENAIDRAEQAEADKKQAEDRCKQLEEEQQALQKKLKGTEDEVDKYSESVKEAQEKLEQAEKKAADAESDVASLNRRIQLVEEELDRAQERLATALQKLEEAEKAADESERGMKVIENRAMKDEEKMELQEMQLKEAKHIAEEADRKYEEVARKLVIIEGELERSEERAEVAESKCGDLEEELKIVTNNLKSLEAQADKYSTKEDKYEEEIKLLTDKLKEAETRAEFAERSVAKLEKTIDDLEARSQQEAEKNRILTNELRVILNELNN
- the TPM2 gene encoding tropomyosin beta chain isoform X8; translated protein: MAGSTSIDAVKKKIQTLQQVADEAEERAEQLQREVDAERQARERAESDVASLNRRIQLVEEELDRAQERLATALQKLEEAEKAADESERGMKVIENRAMKDEEKMELQEMQLKEAKHIAEEADRKYEEVARKLVIIEGELERSEERAEVAESKCGDLEEELKIVTNNLKSLEAQADKYSTKEDKYEEEIKLLTDKLKEAETRAEFAERSVAKLEKTIDDLEENLASAKEENVGIHQVLDQTLLELNNL
- the TPM2 gene encoding tropomyosin beta chain isoform X12 is translated as MAGSTSIDAVKKKIQTLQQVADEAEERAEQLQREVDAERQARERAESDVASLNRRIQLVEEELDRAQERLATALQKLEEAEKAADESERGMKVIENRAMKDEEKMELQEMQLKEAKHIAEEADRKYEEVARKLVIIEGELERSEERAEVAESKCGDLEEELKIVTNNLKSLEAQADKYSTKEDKYEEEIKLLTDKLKEAETRAEFAERSVAKLEKTIDDLEARSQQEAEKNRILTNELRVILNELNN